One genomic segment of Brassica napus cultivar Da-Ae chromosome A3, Da-Ae, whole genome shotgun sequence includes these proteins:
- the LOC106437793 gene encoding myosin-10-like, with protein MIDISWYRCDEKALEDSLCKRVMVTRGESITKSLDPGSAALSRDALAKIVYSKLFDWLVTKINNSIGQDPSSEYIIGVLDIYGFESFKTNSFEQFCINLTNEKLQQHFNQHVFKMEQEEYTKEEIDWSYIEFIDNQDVLDLIEKKPGGIIALIDEACMFPKSTHDTLAQKLYQTFNGHKRFTKPKLARTDFTICHYAGDVTYQTELFLDKNKDYVVREHQALMNSSDCSFVSSLFPKLRLESSNSSKFSSIGSQFKQQLQSLLETLNTTEPHYIRCVKPNNVLKPEIFENINVLHQLRCGGVLEAIRISCAGYPTRKPFSEFLTRFRILFPEATNKSFDEVEACKKLLAKVELKGFQIGKTKVFLRAGQMAELDAHRSEALGHSARIIQRKVLTYQSRKKYMMLQSASRDIQAFCRGRMARLQFESMRREAASLRIQKQARTYICQTAYKNLCISAVYIQTELRAMAARVELQYRKKRHAAIIIQASFKTSFFMTNNFSFFLIINNMQKLLIPQSQIRRCLCRRRYLRMKKAAITTQCGWRVKVARRELRKLKMAAKETGALQETNTKLEKELKELTSILELEKQTRMELEEAKNQEVEELKAALNDMKLQLGETQETKSEEILKLQSALQDMQLEFEELAKDLEMTHDLAAENENLKELVSSLQRKTDESETNYEETGKQSEKQEVPVIDNDVIIKLEAENQQLKALVSSLEEKIDALDRKHDETSSNITEQLKESASSDYEIVSDLAAENERLKALVSSLEKENNKKDGSDSSNEQKEEGTHMIKEESSTEDIDNEITKKLAAENKELFDLVDLLEKKIVETEKKYEEASRLCEERLQKVVDTENKYEEASKLCEERLQQVVEAETKLIELKTSMQRLEEKVSDMETEDKILRQQALAHSASRKMSSQMSFTGPPPMENGHHASLAPIPSRRFGTISFRRSRIERQPHEYVDVLIKFVSQKVGFSHGKPVAAFTIYKCLIHWKVFEAEKTSIFDRMVPVFGSAIENPEDNDHLTYWLTNTSTLLFLLQRSLKNHSTSSASPRLPPQPTSFFGRMTQGFRSPSSGSLSGDVVQQVDAKVPALLFKQQLTAYVETIYGIVQENVKRELEPVLLSCIQGLKDSSNEPSSDDLPAQSSEQNSPAKSSEQNSPAKPSEDKIPPEKLPEGSSPEKPSEEEDPHAKISEENTPAKPSAENAPEETWQGIIDLLNRLLGTLQKNYVPLFLAQKIFSQTFQGINVQVFNSLMQQECCTFNMGKRVNAFLNELEAWCSLATEEFVGSSWDELKHTRQAVGILVTEQKSTITYDDLTTNLCPALSTQQLYRICTLCKIDDDKDQNVSPDVVSNLKLLITDEDEDSRSFSLDNDSSIPFAADEISNCMQEKEFTNVKAAIELADNPNFHFLKD; from the exons ATGATTGATATCTCTTGGTATAGGTGTGATGAGAAAGCTCTAGAAGACTCCTTATGCAAAAGAGTGATGGTGACTCGTGGTGAAAGCATTACAAAGTCGCTTGACCCTGGTAGTGCAGCTCTAAGCAGAGATGCTCTTGCCAAGATTGTCTATTCTAAACTGTTTGATTG GCTTGTGACTAAGATCAATAACTCCATTGGACAAGACCCAAGTTCAGAATACATTATTGGAGTCCTGGATATATATGGATTCGAGAGTTTTAAGACAAACAG CTTTGAACAGTTTTGTATAAACCTGACAAACGAGAAGCTGCAACAGCATTTCAACCAG CATGTGTTCAAAATGGAGCAAGAAGAGTATACTAAAGAAGAAATTGACTGGAGTTACATAGAGTTCATTGATAATCAAGATGTTCTTGACCTTATAGAAAAA AAACCTGGTGGCATTATTGCCCTTATCGATGAGGCTTG TATGTTTCCAAAATCAACACATGATACACTTGCGCAAAAGCTATACCAGACATTTAATGGCCACAAGCGTTTCACCAAACCAAAGTTGGCTCGTACAGACTTCACCATCTGCCATTATGCTGGTGAT GTTACTTATCAGACTGAACTGTTTTTGGACAAGAACAAAGATTACGTTGTTAGAGAACATCAAGCCCTCATGAACTCTTCAGATTGTTCCTTTGTCTCATCTTTGTTTCCAAAACTGCGATTGGAATCATCCAACTCATCAAAGTTCTCATCAATAGGCTCTCAATTCAAG CAACAACTACAATCTTTGCTCGAGACGTTGAACACCACAGAGCCACACTACATACGTTGTGTTAAACCAAATAACGTTCTTAAGCCAGAGATTTTTGAGAACATTAACGTTCTGCATCAACTTAGGTGTGGG GGGGTCTTGGAAGCCATTAGGATTAGCTGTGCTGGATACCCTACTAGAAAGCCTTTCAGTGAATTTTTAACTAGGTTCAGAATTTTGTTCCCGGAGGCTACAAACAAAAG CTTTGACGAAGTTGAAGCTTGCAAAAAGCTACTAGCAAAAGTGGAGCTAAAAGGTTTTCAG ATAGGGAAGACAAAGGTGTTTCTTAGGGCAGGTCAGATGGCAGAACTGGATGCTCACCGATCTGAAGCTCTTGGCCATTCAGCGAGGATCATACAGAGGAAAGTCCTAACTTATCAGTCtcgtaaaaaatatatgatgttGCAGTCTGCTTCAAGAGATATCCAAGCCTTTTGTAGAG GGCGCATGGCGCGGCTTCAGTTTGAGTCCATGAGAAGAGAAGCAGCTTCTCTGAGAATTCAGAAGCAGGCGCGGACGTATATATGTCAAACAGCCTATAAAAATTTGTGTATTTCAGCTGTTTATATTCAGACTGAGTTGCGTGCAATGGCTGCTCGAGTTGAACTTCAGTACAGGAAGAAGAGACATGCGGCAATTATTATTCAAGCAAGTTTTAAAACCTCATTTTTTATGacaaataatttttcattctttttgaTTATCAATAACATGCAAAAGTTACTTATTCCACAGAGTCAAATCAGAAGATGTCTGTGTCGTCGTCGGTATTTAAGAATGAAGAAAGCAGCTATTACCACTCAGTGTGGCTGGAGAGTAAAAGTTGCACGCCGAGAATTGCGGAAGCTTAAAATG GCTGCTAAGGAAACAGGAGCCCTCCAAGAAACTAATACTAAGTTGGAGAAGGAATTAAAAGAGCTCACTTCAATCTTAGAGCTTGAGAAACAGACGAGG ATGGAACTTGAGGAAGCCAAGAATCAAGAAGTGGAAGAGTTGAAAGCAGCTTTAAATGATATGAAACTTCAGCTGGGGGAAACTCAAGAAACCAAAAGCGAAGAGATCTTGAAGTTGCAGTCCGCTTTACAGGACATGCAATTAGAATTTGAAGAACTTGCTAAGGATCTTGAGATGACGCATGATCTTGCCGCAGAAAATGAAAATCTCAAG GAGTTGGTGAGCTCATTACAAAGGAAAACTGATGAATCCGAGACCAACTATGAAGAAACAGGTAAGCAAAGTGAAAAACAGGAGGTTCCCGTCATTGACAATGATGTAATCATCAAACTCGAAGCTGAAAATCAACAACTAAAG GCGTTGGTCAGTTCATTGGAGGAGAAAATAGATGCCTTAGACCGAAAACACGACGAAACAAGCTCAAACATCACAGAGCAGTTGAAGGAGAGTGCTTCATCTGATTATGAGATTGTCAGTGATCTTGCAGCTGAGAATGAACGTCTCAAG GCACTGGTGAGTTCGTTAGAGaaggaaaataacaaaaaagatGGGAGTGATTCATCAAACGAGCAAAAGGAGGAGGGTACACACATGATTAAAGAAGAGAGTTCAACAGAGGATATTGATAATGAAATTACCAAAAAACTTGCTGCTGAAAACAAAGAACTATTT GATCTGGTAGATTTGttggaaaagaaaatagttgAAACAGAGAAGAAGTATGAGGAAGCAAGTAGACTTTGTGAAGAGAGGCTTCAGAAGGTTGTAGACACAGAGAATAAGTATGAGGAAGCAAGTAAACTTTGCGAAGAGAGGCTTCAGCAGGTTGTAGAGGCAGAGACAAAACTAATCGAGTTAAAAACATCCATGCAAAG GCTTGAGGAAAAGGTCTCTGACATGGAGACAGAAGACAAGATTCTCCGGCAGCAAGCACTAGCTCATTCAGCTTCCCGGAAAATGTCTTCTCAGATGTCATTTACAGGACCTCCG CCAATGGAGAACGGACATCAT GCATCATTGGCTCCTATACCATCAAGAAGGTTTGGGACAATTTCTTTCAGGCGATCTCGGATTGAACGACAACCCCAT GAATACGTTGACGTCCTTATCAAGTTTGTTTCACAAAAGGTCGGATTCAGCCATGGGAAGCCTGTTGCGGCGTTCACAATATACAAATGTCTCATACACTGGAAAGTATTCGAAGCAGAGAAGACCAGTATCTTTGATCGTATGGTTCCTGTTTTTGGTTCTGCTATTGAG AATCCGGAAGACAATGATCATTTGACCTATTGGCTAACAAACACATCTACGCTACTGTTCTTGCTTCAAAGAAGCTTGAAAAACCATAGCACAAGCAGTGCAAGTCCGAGGTTACCTCCTCAGCCGACTTCATTTTTTGGTAGGATGACACAG GGTTTCCGTTCACCCTCTTCGGGAAGCCTTTCAGGAGACGTAGTGCAACAAGTAGATGCTAAAGTTCCGGCTTTGCTTTTCAAGCAGCAGCTCACAGCTTACGTTGAAACGATATATGGAATAGTGCAAGAGAATGTGAAGAGAGAATTAGAGCCCGTGCTTTTGTCATGCATTCAG GGACTGAAAGATTCATCAAATGAGCCCTCTTCAGATGACTTACCAGCTCAGTCATCTGAACAGAACTCACCAGCAAAGTCATCTGAGCAGAACTCACCAGCAAAGCCATCTGAAGATAAGATTCCACCAGAAAAGCTGCCTGAAGGTAGTTCACCAGAAAAGCCGTCTGAAGAGGAGGACCCACATGCAAAGATATCTGAAGAGAATACACCGGCAAAACCATCAGCAGAGAATGCACCAGAGGAAACTTGGCAAGGCATCATAGATCTATTGAACCGGCTTCTCGGCACATTGCAGAAAAACTAC GttcctctgtttcttgctcAGAAGATATTCAGCCAAACATTCCAAGGCATCAACGTTCAAGTCTTTAACAG CCTCATGCAACAAGAATGCTGTACATTCAACATGGGCAAAAGGGTGAATGCTTTCTTAAATGAACTAGAGGCATGGTGTAGCCTAGCAACTGAAGAG TTTGTAGGGTCTTCATGGGATGAACTCAAACACACAAGACAAGCCGTGGGGATCCTG GTTACAGAACAAAAGTCCACGATTACATATGATGATCTTACCACTAACCTCTGTCCG GCTCTTAGTACTCAGCAACTGTATAGAATATGTACCCTCTGCAAAATTGATGACGACAAGGATCAGAACGTATCGCCAGAC GTGGTTTCCAACTTGAAACTACTAATCacagatgaagatgaagacagCCGTTCGTTCTCGTTAGACAATGATTCCAG CATCCCCTTTGCAGCAGATGAGATCTCCAACTGCATGCAAGAAAAGGAATTTACCAATGTAAAGGCAGCGATCGAACTCGCTGATAACCCTAACTTCCACTTTCTAAAGGACTGA
- the LOC106444852 gene encoding putative F-box protein At4g22180 gives MSNMVKWSELNADVLQSILERLSIINYLKARSVCKNWRVVCKQISSIQDKFPWIIIFPRRRPKSSTCQVFNPQEGKLYTLRNLGNDFSTHQCIATSGSWLLMLDLRSNLYVLNVFTRERIDLPPLESHQGRLQVNRLQNNTFTFMINQSSAPGRNVLNRTKAVLWVDEKTKGYLVVWSIGLSYIMYTKNGIDFWREIPIKEGPENLHGCQDIVYKDNNLYILTGLNRIRILDCSQELPRALVDNVDDDPFRDDQRRRGKIGVTVSGEVLIVKNRLKQVFNILKMNSDGTSWDEVESLGEESWITDLGVTVPGVDGSRPNSIYYRDRSLYCGDLSVQVLEMILEVDKNGHARWFIPSLREL, from the coding sequence ATGTCGAACATGGTCAAGTGGTCGGAGCTAAACGCTGACGTTCTGCAATCAATCCTTGAACGTTTGAGCATCATTAATTATCTAAAAGCTCGATCCGTTTGCAAGAATTGGCGCGTAGTTTGCAAACAAATCTCTTCAATACAAGACAAGTTTCCATGGATAATAATCTTTCCTCGTCGAAGACCAAAGAGCTCTACATGTCAAGTGTTCAATCCCCAAGAAGGTAAACTTTACACACTGAGAAACCTTGGCAATGACTTCTCCACACACCAGTGTATAGCAACTTCTGGAAGCTGGCTTTTAATGTTAGACCTACGATCAAATCTATACGTTTTGAATGTTTTCACACGTGAGAGAATCGATCTACCACCATTAGAGTCACACCAAGGGAGGCTACAAGTTAATAGATTACAAAACAACACATTCACCTTCATGATCAATCAATCATCAGCACCGGGAAGAAACGTTCTAAACAGGACAAAAGCGGTTTTATGGGTCGACGAGAAAACCAAAGGTTACTTAGTCGTCTGGTCGATAGGTCTATCttatataatgtatactaaGAATGGAATCGATTTCTGGAGAGAGATACCTATAAAAGAAGGCCCTGAGAATCTTCATGGATGTCAAGATATTGTCTACAAAGACAACAATCTTTACATTTTGACAGGTCTAAACCGAATCAGAATCTTGGATTGCTCACAAGAACTCCCTAGAGCGTTAGTAGACAACGTTGATGATGATCCATTTAGGGATGATCAAAGAAGGCGAGGTAAGATCGGTGTTACTGTCTCTGGAGAGGTTTTGATAGTTAAGAACCGGTTAAAGCAGGTTTTCAACATTTTAAAGATGAATTCAGATGGGACAAGTTGGGATGAGGTGGAGTCATTAGGGGAAGAGTCTTGGATCACTGATCTTGGTGTGACTGTACCAGGAGTTGATGGGAGTAGACCAAACTCGATTTATTACAGAGATAGGTCTCTTTATTGTGGAGATCTTTCGGTTCAAGTGTTGGAGATGATCCTAGAGGTTGACAAGAATGGTCACGCGAGATGGTTTATTCCTAGTCTTCGTGAGTTGTAA
- the LOC106443471 gene encoding putative F-box protein At2g33200: MSRARYGWSKLCTDLLRSILESLHPKDFHRARTVCSSWYSVSTTCTRRLCPWRILLRKSSTLLYDPEQDKTIETEHPGTDFSNSCVVASCSNWLLIIDSYLDLYLLNVFTCERINLPSMKSLLFGQVITFNVRSSLTSSSTPACLWMNERTGDYVAAWSYKEHYLFLYKKGDATWRNHKGARCRSMAYKDNKLYVYTSDGYIKILDLSGDSVREIVEGNPCPNHRFQFVSQLGEHVWRTKVAVTNSGEVLIVLSLRGLQEKRLFCIFKMNVESGNWERVDSLGGEVLIFGHGVTVRSPIKEIDGQGIKSDSICFIDYDLWPGADYFYHTRQIKSGIFDLATRTITWPKTSDPSVLKSFWFVPGYA; the protein is encoded by the coding sequence ATGTCTAGAGCTCGGTATGGTTGGTCCAAACTTTGCACCGATCTTCTGCGATCGATCCTCGAAAGCTTACACCCTAAAGATTTTCATCGGGCAAGAACTGTCTGCTCAAGCTGGTACTCTGTCTCCACAACATGTACGCGACGTCTGTGTCCATGGCGAATCCTATTACGTAAGTCTTCTACTCTGTTATACGATCCCGAACAAGACAAAACTATCGAAACCGAACATCCAGGAACCGACTTCTCGAACAGCTGTGTCGTGGCTAGTTGTAGCAACTGGCTCTTGATCATTGATTCTTATTTGGATTTGTATCTTTTGAATGTGTTTACTTGCGAGAGAATCAATCTTCCATCGATGAAGTCATTGCTTTTTGGTCAAGTTATTACCTTCAACGTGCGTAGTAGCCTAACCTCATCGAGTACACCGGCTTGTCTTTGGATGAACGAGAGAACAGGGGACTATGTCGCAGCCTGGAGTTACAAAGAACATTACTTGTTCTTATACAAGAAAGGAGATGCCACGTGGCGTAATCATAAAGGCGCACGTTGTAGATCCATGGCGTATAAGGACAACAAGCTTTACGTGTATACATCTGATGGTTACATCAAGATTCTTGATTTGTCTGGAGACTCGGTTAGGGAGATCGTGGAAGGGAACCCATGTCCTAACCATAGGTTTCAGTTTGTTTCACAACTTGGGGAACATGTGTGGAGGACGAAAGTAGCGGTTACGAACTCAGGAGAGGTTTTGATTGTTCTGAGCTTAAGAGGGTTACAAGAGAAACGTTTGTTTTGCATCTTTAAGATGAATGTTGAAAGCGGTAACTGGGAAAGAGTAGATTCTCTTGGAGGTGAGGTGTTGATATTTGGTCATGGAGTCACAGTAAGATCTCCGATCAAAGAGATTGACGGTCAGGGAATCAAGAGTGATTCAATCTGTTTCATTGATTATGATCTTTGGCCAGGTGCAGATTATTTCTATCACACGAGGCAAATTAAGAGCGGTATATTCGATCTTGCGACGAGGACAATCACATGGCCTAAAACATCAGATCCTTCCGTCTTGAAGAGCTTCTGGTTTGTTCCGGGATATGCTTAA
- the LOC106441286 gene encoding NADH dehydrogenase [ubiquinone] 1 alpha subcomplex subunit 13-B-like — protein CVTTKVLIKICCGDDRALKEEKYAARRAILPILQAEEDERFVSEWNKYLDYEADVMKDVPGWKVGENVYNSGRWMPPATGELRPDVW, from the exons TGTGTCACCACAAAGGTTCTAATTAAGATTTGCTGTGGTGATGATAGAGCGTTGAAGGAAGAGAAATACGCTGCGCGTAGAGCTATTCTTCCCATTCTTCaagcagaagaagatgaaag GTTTGTGTCTGAGTGGAACAAGTATCTAGATTACGAGGCTGATGTGATGAAAGATGTTCCTGGTTGGAAAGTTGGTGAAAACGTGTATAACTCTGGTCGTTGGATGCCTCCAGCTACTGGAGAGCTTCGTCCTGATGTCTGGTAA
- the LOC106443469 gene encoding exopolygalacturonase has translation MASRFLILCVSSLFFFFLTVSSAPTSGYYKGDKVFDVRNYGAHGDGKTDDAMAITKAWNDACQWSGGSSTVYIPLGTFYLSQITLSGPCKSYITFIITGTLSAPRDPNLIKQEEWIEFRYVDNLTVTGGGLLDGQGSYSWSLNDCDKNPKCRTLAINIGFAFVRYSRINGVRSINSKMGHFNLFSVEDFNITGVTITAPGDSPNTDGIKIGKSKDMHIYNVTIATGDDCIAILDGTTNLDISNVRCGPGHGISVGSLGRYKDEKNVEGLTVRNSVFNGTTDGLRIKTYAKSVSEISVSNFVYDNIQMVNVGNPIVIDQQYCPHGQCDSPGKYNSHVQIRNVKYNKIWGTSTSQAALNMQCSKTFPCQDVELSNINLMYNGRDGLATALCENVGGSVRGKIVPSGCRI, from the exons ATGGCGTCTAGGTTTCTGATCTTGTGTGTCtcgtctctcttcttcttcttcctcaccgTCTCAAGTGCTCCCACGAGTGGATATTACAAAGGAGATAAGGTCTTCGACGTCAGAAACTACGGTGCTCACGGCGACGGCAAAACAGACGACGCTATGGCGATTACAAAGGCCTGGAACGATGCTTGTCAATGGAGTGGTGGAAGCTCAACGGTCTATATACCTCTTGGAACATTCTATCTCAGTCAAATAACTCTCTCTGGTCCTTGTAAAAGTTATATCACCTTTATAATCACCGGAACCTTGTCGGCTCCTCGGGATCCTAACCTCATCAAACAAGAAGAATGGATAGAGTTCCGGTACGTAGACAATCTCACCGTTACGGGAGGAGGGTTACTTGATGGTCAAGGATCTTACTCTTGGTCCCTCAATGATTGCGACAAAAACCCTAAGTGTCGTACACTAGCTATCAACATAGGGTTTGCGTTCGTTAGATACTCGAGGATCAACGGTGTGAGATCTATCAACAGCAAAATGGGTCACTTCAACTTATTCTCGGTCGAGGATTTTAACATTACAGGCGTGACCATCACGGCTCCTGGAGATAGCCCTAATACCGACGGTATCAAGATTGGTAAATCCAAGGATATGCATATTTACAACGTCACCATAGCAACCGGTGACGACTGCATCGCAATACTTGACGGAACTACCAACTTGGATATCTCTAATGTCAG GTGCGGACCAGGGCACGGGATTAGTGTCGGAAGCCTTGGCCGGTATAAAGATGAGAAGAACGTCGAGGGCTTAACCGTGAGAAACTCGGTTTTCAACGGTACAACCGACGGTTTACGGATCAAAACATATGCTAAGTCGGTCTCGGAGATTTCGGTTTCGAACTTCGTGTACGATAATATCCAAATGGTCAATGTCGGAAACCCTATCGTCATCGATCAACAGTATTGTCCTCATGGACAATGCGATAGTCCTGGAAAGTATAATTCTCATGTTCAGATCAGGAACGTGAAGTACAACAAAATCTGGGGAACTTCGACGAGCCAAGCGGCTTTGAACATGCAGTGTAGTAAAACGTTTCCTTGTCAGGACGTTGAGCTTTCAAATATCAACTTGATGTACAATGGGAGGGATGGCTTGGCGACTGCTTTGTGTGAGAACGTTGGTGGTTCGGTTCGTGGGAAGATTGTGCCTTCTGGTTGTCGGATTTGA
- the LOC106437789 gene encoding chaperonin CPN60, mitochondrial (The RefSeq protein has 5 substitutions, 9 frameshifts, 1 non-frameshifting indel compared to this genomic sequence) produces the protein MYRLISSIASKARVARNCTSQIGSRLSSTRNYAAKDIRFGVEGRALMLRGVEELADAVKVTIPPKGRNVIIEQSWGAPKVTKDGVTVAKSIEFKDRVKNVGASLVKQVANRPTQLNRCLGDGTTCATVLTRAIFTEGCKSVAAGMNAMDLRRGIKLAVDTVVTKLKSRARMISTSEEIAQVGTISANGDRELVTDCKAMESVGKEGVITIQDGKTLFNELEVVEGMKIDRGYISPYFITNQKNQKCELEDPLILIHEKKISNLNSMVKVLELALKSQRSLLIVAADLESDALAVLILNKLRAGIKVCAVKAPGFGENRKANMHDLATLTGAQVITEELGMNLEKIDLSMLGNCKKITVSKDDTVFLGWGAGDKKAIGERCEQIRSMVEASESDYDKEKLQERLAKLSGGVAVLKIGGASESEVGEKKDRVTDALNATKAAVEEGIVPGGGVALLYASKELDKLSTANFDHKIGVQIIQNALKTPVYTIASNAGVEGAVIVGKLLESDNPDLGYDAAKGEYVDMVKSGIIDPVKVIRTALVDAASVSSLLTTTEAVVTEIPTKEDASPAMGGGGGGMGGMGGMGGMGF, from the exons ATGTATCGTCTTATCTCCAGCATTGCTTCAAAAGCTAG AGTTGCCAGAAACTGTACATCCCAG ATTGGAAGCAGACTCAGTTCCACTAGGAATTATGCAGCCAAAGACATAAGGTTCGGTGTTGAGGGTCGTGCTTTGATGCTTAGAGGTGTCGAGGAGCTTGCTGATGCTGTTAAAGTCACCATGGGACCAAAG GGTCGTAATGTCATCATCGAACAAAGCTGGGGTGCACCTAAGGTGACAAAGGATGGTGTAACTGTTGCCAAGAGCATTGAGTTCAAGGACAGAGTCAAGAACGTTGGTGCCAGTCTTGTCAAACAGGTTGCTA GCCACCAATGACGTTG TGGTGATG gaacAACGTGTGCTACGGTTCTTACTAGAGCTATCTTCACGGAAGGCTGTAAATCAGTCGCTGCTGGAATGAATGCAATGGACTTAAGACGTGGTATCAAACTGGCTGTTGACACCGTTGTGACGAACTTGAAGAGCCGAGCACGCATGATTAGCACTTCTGAGGAAATTGCTCAAGTTGGAACCATATCAGCTAATGGCGATAGAGAA TTGGTGA CTGATTGCAA GGCTATGGAGAGTGTTGGCAAAGAGGGAGTCATCACAATCCAA GATGGCAAGACCTTGTTTAACGAGCTTGAAGTTGTTGAGGGTATGAAGATTGACAGGGGATACATCTCCCCATACTTCATTACAAACCAGAAGAACCAAAAATGT GAACTAGAAGATCCTCTCATTCTAATCCACGAGAAGAAAATCTCCAATTTAAATTCTATGGTGAAAGTCTTAGAACTTGCCCTCAAG AGTCAAAGGTCGCTGTTGATCGTTGCGGAGGATTTGGAGAGTGATGCTCTTGCCGTGCTAATTCTAAACAAGCTCCGTGCTGGAATTAag GTCTGTGCTGTGAAGGCTCCTGGTTTTGGAGAAAACCGTAAGGCAAACATGCACGATCTAGCTACCCTCACCGGAGCCCAG GTAATAACAGAAGAGTTGGGTATGAATCTTGAGAAAATTGACCTCAGTATGCTTGGAAACTGCAAAAAG ATAACTGTATCCAAAGACGACACTGTATTCCT ATGGG CTGGTGACAAGAAAGCAATTGGGGAGCGATGTGAACAG ATACGATCCATGGTTGAAGCGAGCGAGTCTGACTATGACAAGGAGAAGCTACAAGAAAGGTTGGCTAAGCTTTCTGGTGGTGTTGCTGTACTAAAG ATTGGAGGTGCGAGCGAGTCAGAAGTTGGAGAAAAGAAAGATCGAGTGACCGATGCTCTAAATGCCACCAAAGCAGCTGTTGAAGAGGGTATTGTTCCAGGTGGTGGTGTTGCTCTTTTGTACGCGTCAAAAGAACTTGACAAGCTTTCAACAGCTAACTTTGATCAGAAAATCGGTGTCCAAATCATCCAGAACGCTCTCAAG ACACCTGTTTACACCATTGCTTCCAACGCTGGAGTCGAGGGTGCAGTCATTGTAGGCAAGCTTTTGGAATCAGATAATCCTGACCTCGGTTATGATGCTGCTAAAG gagaATACGTTGATATGGTGAAGTCTGGTATTATCGACCCTGTGAAAGTGATCAGAACCGCATTGGTTGATGCTGCAAG TGTCTCGTCTTTGTTGACAACAACGGAAGCAGTTGTGACTGAGATTCCAACTAAAGAGGATGCGTCTCCAGCTATGGGCGGTGGTGGCGGCGGCATGGGTGGTATGGGCGGTATGGGAGGAATGGGTTTCTGA
- the LOC125591284 gene encoding myosin-10-like, whose translation MVEKFPGKHLLIGFSGIISNAALGSLVWVEDTDDAWIDGEVVEANDDDVKVNCQTKTVVAKANAVYPKDPEFPELGVDDMTKLAYLHEPGVLLNLKARYNANEIYTYTGNILIAVNPFKRLPHLYGNDIMEQYKGSDFGDLSPHPFAVADSAYRKMINEGVSQAILVSGESGAGKTESTKMLMQYLAFMGGKAQTEGRSVEQQVLESNPVLEAFGNAKTVKNNNSSRFGKFVEIQFNHMGRISGAAIRTYLLERSRVCQVSDPERNYHCFYMLCAAPEQEIERYKLGEPSTFHYLNQSNCYSLSALDDAKEYLATRKAMEVVGISSEEQVRFGGHFT comes from the exons ATGGTGGAGAAATTTCCCGGGAAACACCTTCTGATTGGGTTCTCAGGGATTATCTCTAAT GCTGCTTTGGGGTCGCTCGTCTGGGTAGAAGACACAGATGATGCCTGGATAGATGGAGAAGTTGTCGAAGCTAACGATGATGATGTCAAAGTTAACTGCCAAACCAAGACG gttGTGGCAAAGGCAAATGCTGTCTACCCCAAGGACCCTGAGTTTCCTGAACTTGGTGTCGACGACATGACCAAGCTTGCCTATCTGCATGAACCAGGGGTTCTTCTCAATCTAAAGGCCCGGTACAATGCAAATGAAATATAT ACATACACAGGGAATATACTGATAGCTGTGAATCCCTTTAAAAGACTACCACACCTTTACGGAAATGATATAATGGAACAATATAAAGGCTCTGACTTTGGCGACTTAAGCCCACATCCTTTTGCTGTTGCTGATTCTGCATACAg aaaaatGATCAACGAGGGAGTAAGCCAGGCGATCTTGGTGAGTGGAGAAAGCGGTGCTGGGAAGACAGAGAGCACAAAGATGCTCATGCAGTATCTTGCATTCATGGGTGGAAAAGCTCAAACTGAAGGACGCTCCGTAGAACAGCAAGTTTTGGAG TCAAATCCAGTTTTGGAAGCTTTTGGTAATGCAAAAACCGTCAAAAACAATAATTCAAG TCGCTTTGGTAAATTTGTGGAGATTCAATTCAACCATATGGGAAGAATCTCAGGAGCTGCTATTAGAACATATTTGCTTGAGAGGTCAAGAGTTTGCCAAGTTTCTGATCCTGAAAGAAACTATCATTGCTTTTACATGCTTTGCGCTGCGCCAGAACAG GAAATTGAGCGGTACAAGTTAGGGGAACCAAGCACGTTTCACTACTTAAATCAATCGAACTGCTATTCGTTGAGTGCACTTGATGATGCCAAGGAATATCTAGCTACGAGGAAAGCTATGGAGGTTGTTGGGATTAGTTCTGAAGAACAGGTACGTTTTGGTGGTCATTTTACATGA